The nucleotide sequence CTCCCTGAACCTGCATGGGTCGAGGGAGCTTTTAGCGCTTTTGCTGACCTCAGCGATGTCGGCAGTGCGTGGCCCTAGGCTGCCGAAATAAGCCGCCAGGTCTTCGGCACCGGTGTCGTATACTTCTACGGTTCGCTTCATCCAATCCATGTAGTTGACAGACCATAGTCGTGCTCTAGGGGCTATTGTGGTACAGAATTAACGTTAAAGCGCCTCCTCTTGCTGTTATTGCCATCTGGGGGATGGACAACAGGCAAGAGGAGGCGGGGTGGAAGGTTCGGCTTACGCCACCTTGACTGTCACGTGGCCAGGATAAATCAGACTGCAGTGCGCTTCGAAGAGCTTAGTGGCGCCATCGAAGCGGCAGCTGGCCTGAGTCCAGCCGTCGGGGGTCTCGATGATTTTGCAGCTCATCCACACTTCATGGACGAGCCTCGTGCAAGTTCGCACAACCAGTTTGCCGCCAAAAGTCACTTGACCGGCAGCATTCAGTTCGTAAGTGCTGGAGAGTTCAATCACCCTAAATACGAGGTATCCTGCAGCTTGTGCGGCAGCCTGGACCATTTCGGTGGCTGCGCGCTCAACTTCAGCACGCTCCACTTCGCAGTGAGACGGCATCGATAACACCAGCGGTGCCATGGTTGACTCCCTTTCATCCCAGATAGGTAGTATGCCACCTGTCTTTGCTATAATAACACAAAAATATGAAATGACAACAAAGTATTATTGACTTTAATAAGATTATATTTTATTCTAAAAAACGACCTAAGGAGTGGTAATGGCTACAACATCGCTGAAAGTATTGGTTGTTGACGATCTTAGGACAATCCGGTTCGCTAGTGAATATGAGGTAGTGTACGCTCGCACTGTGGTGGCAGCTGCAGTGGCAATGACCAAGAGTCATTTCGATCTGGTGCTGTTGGACCACGATTTGGGACCAGACGAAGTCAAGCGGCTGGTTACCTTTATCGAAAAAAGACATTTCGACGGTACGCCACTCAGTGTCGGCGAATTCTGGATTGTCAGCGACAACCCCGTCGCGCACCAGCAATTCCCCGCGCTGCGCCGGCTTGGCTACCGAGTGGCGAGCGGGTCCGGGCCCGGGATCATCGATCGAGAGGAGACGACCTACTGGGCGACTATTGCCCGCGAAGTCGATGAAGCTAACAGCCCATTTGGCGCCGGGCTGTAAGCGCACCACTCGCGTGACTTCGCTGGATAACGGCGTGTTTGGCGTCCGGCAGCATGGCGGTGGTGAGATTTGCTTCACTACCGCCATTTAAAATAAAAAGCTGCCTGTAGCACGGACAACACCGTGCTACAGGCAGTTAGAACAGCCGCACCCGAGGAACTAGGTTCACCTTCCACTAGGAAGTTTAAGTGCTTTCTCTAAGCTGATCATTAATCTGGCTGATGAGCGCTGCTGGAGACATCTTGTACAAGCAGCAAAAATCTTTCTAGTCCCTGGCCGTTAAGACGAAAGCCATGCGTGAACATTTCTCTAATATAGGGCTCCTTTACGGTTGCAAGGAAATTTGCCGCTCCTTTAACGTTTCGAGCGAGTTCACTTCTAACACTTGCGCTCGGATTGCGAGCGGCTTCAGCACGCTGTGCAATCTCGGCTAGCGCCTTAAGCTGGCGATTGTAACGCTTGATGATGAGAGTGCCAAGCTCGACGTAATTTGGACCTGACCGCACCATGCCGCTCGGTTGTTGCTTTTGAGAAAAGACGTACTTTCCTAGTTCAACCTTGACCTCAACGACCGTCTTGGGTATCTGAAAAGCCTTAGTCATGCCAACTCCTCGCTCTACTATGGGCGAGTCTTATA is from Verrucomicrobiia bacterium and encodes:
- a CDS encoding cyclic-phosphate processing receiver domain-containing protein produces the protein MATTSLKVLVVDDLRTIRFASEYEVVYARTVVAAAVAMTKSHFDLVLLDHDLGPDEVKRLVTFIEKRHFDGTPLSVGEFWIVSDNPVAHQQFPALRRLGYRVASGSGPGIIDREETTYWATIAREVDEANSPFGAGL